In Streptomyces sp. NBC_01426, one genomic interval encodes:
- a CDS encoding (2Fe-2S)-binding protein: MPVQTLVPAPAGSPVADAYQRLAEVYDGLRITELSAHEPGPRGVGWVGADELAAGGAPLDAYLAWDNAQVLRDYGHQARPDVVAGFGLHRYAWPACLLITVPWLLHRRVPRPAPDQVAFHRTTGRMAVRVDEFACLPDDPAAALPGARVVPDEEALRVEVRAAVARHLEPVLEGFGPRMRRGRRALWGIVTDDVVESLAYVGALLGEESRVTAELEALLPGSTAPYTGGAGFRTLTGPAGERLTTRDRAGCCFFYTIRPDDACVTCPRTCDSERVARMTATVEAPPAD; encoded by the coding sequence ATGCCCGTCCAGACCTTGGTACCCGCCCCGGCCGGCTCTCCGGTGGCGGACGCCTACCAACGCCTGGCCGAGGTGTACGACGGCCTGCGGATCACGGAGCTCTCGGCGCACGAACCCGGACCTCGCGGTGTGGGATGGGTCGGCGCCGACGAGCTCGCGGCGGGCGGGGCCCCTCTCGACGCCTACCTCGCCTGGGACAACGCGCAGGTGCTCCGGGACTACGGTCACCAGGCCCGGCCGGACGTCGTCGCGGGCTTCGGCCTGCACCGGTACGCCTGGCCGGCCTGTCTGCTGATCACCGTTCCGTGGCTGCTGCACCGGCGGGTGCCGCGGCCGGCCCCCGACCAGGTGGCCTTCCACCGGACCACGGGCCGGATGGCGGTGCGCGTCGACGAGTTCGCCTGCCTGCCGGACGATCCGGCGGCCGCTCTCCCCGGGGCCCGGGTCGTGCCCGACGAGGAGGCGCTGCGCGTGGAGGTCCGGGCCGCGGTGGCCCGACACCTCGAACCGGTGCTGGAAGGTTTCGGCCCGCGCATGCGGCGCGGGCGGCGCGCCCTGTGGGGCATCGTGACGGACGACGTGGTCGAGAGCCTCGCGTACGTCGGCGCGCTGCTCGGCGAGGAGTCGCGGGTCACGGCGGAGCTGGAGGCGCTGCTGCCCGGCTCCACCGCCCCCTACACGGGCGGCGCGGGCTTTCGCACCCTGACGGGCCCCGCCGGCGAGCGGCTCACCACCCGGGACCGGGCCGGCTGCTGCTTCTTCTACACGATCCGCCCGGACGACGCCTGCGTGACCTGCCCCCGCACCTGCGACAGCGAGCGCGTGGCCAGGATGACGGCGACGGTCGAGGCACCCCCGGCCGACTGA
- a CDS encoding GntR family transcriptional regulator — translation MQEAAHVGVSEKAAIAPRKVLRHSVRGQILDALRAALVDGELAPGEIYSGPALGERFGVSATPVREAMQQLALEGAVECLPNRGFRVLTRTPRALAELAEVRALLEVPVMSRLARTLPASVWESLRPAAAATAEAAAAGDLPGYADADRAFHRAVLSLAGNEQLLQVAEDLHRRSQWPLPGAPRVRRADLIADAAEHVVLLEALIAGDLTVVESLVREHFAGAAG, via the coding sequence GTGCAGGAAGCGGCCCACGTCGGGGTGTCGGAGAAAGCCGCCATCGCGCCGCGGAAGGTGCTGCGCCATTCGGTGCGCGGCCAGATCCTGGACGCGCTGCGCGCGGCCTTGGTCGACGGTGAGCTGGCGCCGGGGGAGATCTACTCGGGCCCGGCGCTCGGCGAGCGGTTCGGGGTCTCCGCGACCCCGGTGCGCGAGGCGATGCAGCAGTTGGCGCTGGAGGGGGCGGTGGAATGCCTTCCCAACCGGGGCTTCCGCGTGCTCACCCGGACCCCGCGGGCGCTGGCGGAGCTGGCCGAGGTGCGCGCCCTGCTGGAGGTCCCGGTGATGTCGAGGCTGGCCAGGACCCTGCCGGCCTCGGTCTGGGAATCCCTGCGACCGGCAGCGGCGGCCACCGCGGAAGCGGCGGCGGCCGGCGACCTCCCCGGATACGCCGACGCCGACCGGGCCTTCCACCGGGCGGTGCTCTCCCTCGCCGGCAACGAGCAGTTGCTCCAGGTGGCGGAGGACCTCCACCGCCGGTCCCAGTGGCCCCTGCCCGGCGCGCCCCGGGTGCGCCGCGCGGACCTGATCGCGGACGCCGCGGAGCACGTGGTGCTACTGGAGGCCCTGATCGCCGGGGACCTGACCGTGGTGGAGTCACTCGTACGGGAACACTTCGCGGGCGCCGCCGGCTGA
- a CDS encoding FAD binding domain-containing protein — MDFLRPASWEEALAAKAEFPTAVPIAGGTDVMVEINFDHRRPEYLLDLNRIGLLREWEVGEDVVRLGASVPYTQIMENLRTELPGLALASHTVASPQIRNRGGVGGNLGCASPAGDSHPALLAAGAEVEVESVRGSRLIPIDEFYTGVKRNALAADELIKTVHVKKADGPQQYSKVGSRNAMVIAVCAFGLALHPETRTVRTGIGSAAPTPIRAKAAEEFLNAALEEGGFWESGKVITPSIAKQFGDLASGAANPIDDVRGTAKYRRHAVGIMARRQLVWTWEQYRGTENGRSLEGAA; from the coding sequence ATGGACTTCCTTCGCCCCGCCAGCTGGGAGGAGGCGCTCGCCGCTAAGGCCGAGTTCCCCACGGCTGTGCCGATTGCGGGTGGCACCGATGTGATGGTCGAGATCAACTTCGACCACCGTCGGCCGGAGTACCTCCTGGACCTGAACCGCATCGGTCTCCTGCGGGAGTGGGAGGTCGGCGAGGATGTTGTCCGGCTCGGCGCCTCCGTCCCGTACACGCAGATCATGGAGAACCTCCGCACGGAGCTGCCCGGTCTCGCGCTCGCCTCGCACACGGTCGCGTCCCCGCAGATCCGCAACCGCGGCGGCGTCGGCGGCAACCTCGGTTGCGCCTCGCCGGCCGGTGACTCCCACCCCGCGCTGCTCGCCGCGGGCGCCGAGGTCGAGGTGGAGTCCGTACGCGGCTCCCGCCTCATCCCGATCGACGAGTTCTACACCGGTGTGAAGCGCAACGCGCTGGCCGCCGACGAGCTCATCAAGACCGTCCACGTCAAGAAGGCGGACGGCCCCCAGCAGTACTCCAAGGTCGGCTCCCGCAACGCGATGGTCATCGCGGTCTGCGCGTTCGGCCTGGCGCTGCACCCCGAGACCCGGACGGTCCGCACCGGCATCGGATCGGCCGCGCCGACCCCGATCCGCGCGAAGGCCGCCGAGGAGTTCCTGAACGCCGCGCTCGAAGAGGGCGGGTTCTGGGAGTCCGGCAAGGTCATCACCCCGTCGATCGCCAAGCAGTTCGGTGACCTCGCCTCCGGCGCGGCCAACCCGATCGACGACGTCCGCGGCACGGCGAAGTACCGCCGTCACGCGGTCGGCATCATGGCTCGCCGCCAGCTCGTCTGGACCTGGGAGCAGTACCGCGGCACCGAAAACGGCCGCTCGCTTGAAGGGGCTGCGTAA
- a CDS encoding xanthine dehydrogenase family protein molybdopterin-binding subunit, translating to MAQNTRTVPAGTPTNVTQKHTKGGIGESTLRPDGTLKVTGEFAYSSDMWHEDMLWGQTLRSTVAHAEIVSIDISEALALPGVYSVLTYDDLPAEMKNYGLEIQDTPVLANGRVRHHGEPVALVAADHPETARRAAAKIKIDYRELPLVTDEASAIAPDAPLIHPGRDDHHSGHVPHPNIVHRQPIIRGNADEAAKRADVIVKGEYTFGMQDQAFLGPESGLAVPSEDGGVDLYVATQWLHSDLQQIAPVLGLPPEKVRMTLSGVGGAFGGREDISMQIHACLLALATNKPVKIVYNRFESFFGHVHRHPAKLYYEHGATKDGKLTHMKCKIVLDGGAYASASPAVVGNASSLSVGPYVIDDVEIEAIALYSNNPPCGAMRGFGAVQACFAYEAQMDKLAAKLGMDPVEFRQLNAMEMGTIMPTGQVVDSPAPVAELLRRVKARPLPPERQWETAGEGADVRALPGGLSNTTHGEGVVRGVGYAVGIKNVGFSEGFDDYSTARVRLEVINGEAVAMVHTAMAEVGQGGVTVHAQIARTELGVTQVTIHPADTQVGSAGSTSASRQTYMTGGAVKNTCEAVREAVLEIGRRKNGSYHPAWATAELLLEGGKVVTDGGEVLAELADILEGEDAIDLELEFRHKPTVAFDLKTGQGDGHVQYTFAAHRAVVEVDTELGLVKVVELATAQDVGKALNMLSVVGQIQGGTTQGLGVAIMEEIIVDPKTAKVRNPSFTDYLIPTILDTPTIPVDVLELADPNAPYGLRGMGEAPTLSSTPAVLAAIRAATGLELNKTPIRPEALTGTL from the coding sequence ATGGCTCAGAACACGCGCACGGTTCCGGCGGGCACGCCGACCAACGTCACGCAGAAGCACACCAAGGGCGGCATCGGCGAGTCCACGCTGCGCCCCGACGGCACCCTCAAGGTGACCGGTGAGTTCGCGTACTCCTCCGACATGTGGCACGAGGACATGCTGTGGGGCCAGACGCTCCGCAGCACCGTGGCCCACGCCGAGATCGTCTCGATCGACATCTCCGAGGCCCTCGCGCTGCCCGGCGTGTACTCGGTGCTCACGTACGACGACCTGCCGGCCGAGATGAAGAACTACGGCCTGGAGATCCAGGACACCCCGGTCCTCGCCAACGGTCGGGTACGCCACCACGGTGAGCCGGTCGCCCTCGTGGCCGCCGACCACCCGGAGACCGCCCGTCGTGCGGCCGCCAAGATCAAGATCGACTACAGGGAGCTGCCGCTCGTCACGGACGAGGCCTCGGCCATCGCCCCCGACGCGCCGCTGATCCACCCGGGCCGCGACGACCACCACTCCGGTCACGTCCCGCACCCGAACATCGTGCACCGCCAGCCGATCATCCGCGGCAACGCGGACGAGGCCGCCAAGCGCGCCGACGTCATCGTCAAGGGCGAGTACACCTTCGGCATGCAGGACCAGGCCTTCCTCGGCCCGGAGTCCGGTCTGGCCGTGCCGTCCGAGGACGGCGGCGTCGACCTGTACGTCGCCACCCAGTGGCTGCACTCGGACCTCCAGCAGATCGCCCCGGTCCTGGGCCTGCCGCCGGAGAAGGTCCGCATGACGCTCTCGGGCGTCGGCGGTGCCTTCGGTGGCCGCGAGGACATCTCGATGCAGATCCACGCCTGCCTCCTGGCCCTGGCCACGAACAAGCCGGTCAAGATCGTCTACAACCGGTTCGAGTCCTTCTTCGGCCACGTGCACCGTCACCCGGCGAAGCTCTACTACGAGCACGGCGCCACCAAGGACGGCAAGCTCACGCACATGAAGTGCAAGATCGTCCTGGACGGCGGCGCGTACGCGTCGGCCTCGCCGGCGGTCGTGGGCAACGCCTCCTCGCTGTCCGTCGGTCCGTACGTGATCGACGACGTCGAGATCGAGGCCATCGCCCTCTACTCGAACAACCCGCCCTGTGGCGCGATGCGCGGCTTCGGCGCCGTCCAGGCCTGCTTCGCCTACGAGGCCCAGATGGACAAGCTCGCGGCCAAGCTGGGCATGGACCCGGTCGAGTTCCGCCAGCTGAACGCCATGGAGATGGGCACGATCATGCCCACCGGCCAGGTCGTGGACTCCCCGGCGCCCGTCGCCGAGCTGCTGCGCCGGGTCAAGGCCCGCCCGCTCCCGCCGGAGCGCCAGTGGGAGACCGCCGGCGAGGGCGCGGACGTCCGCGCGCTGCCCGGCGGCCTGTCCAACACCACGCACGGCGAGGGCGTCGTCCGCGGTGTCGGCTACGCGGTCGGCATCAAGAACGTCGGCTTCTCCGAAGGCTTCGACGACTACTCCACCGCCCGCGTGCGCCTGGAGGTCATCAACGGCGAGGCCGTCGCGATGGTCCACACGGCCATGGCGGAGGTCGGCCAGGGCGGCGTCACCGTGCACGCCCAGATCGCCCGCACGGAGCTGGGTGTCACGCAGGTGACCATCCACCCGGCCGACACGCAGGTCGGCTCCGCCGGTTCCACGTCCGCCTCGCGGCAGACGTACATGACCGGTGGCGCCGTGAAGAACACCTGCGAGGCCGTCCGCGAGGCCGTTCTGGAGATCGGCCGCCGCAAGAACGGCTCGTACCACCCCGCGTGGGCGACCGCCGAACTGCTCCTGGAGGGCGGCAAGGTCGTCACCGACGGCGGGGAGGTGCTCGCCGAGCTGGCGGACATCCTGGAGGGCGAGGACGCGATCGACCTGGAGCTGGAGTTCCGGCACAAGCCGACCGTCGCCTTCGACCTGAAGACCGGCCAGGGCGACGGCCACGTCCAGTACACGTTCGCCGCGCACCGCGCGGTGGTCGAGGTGGACACCGAGCTCGGCCTCGTCAAGGTCGTCGAGCTCGCCACCGCCCAGGACGTCGGCAAGGCGCTGAACATGCTCTCCGTCGTCGGCCAGATCCAGGGTGGCACCACCCAGGGCCTCGGCGTGGCGATCATGGAGGAGATCATCGTCGACCCGAAGACCGCGAAGGTGCGCAACCCCTCCTTCACGGACTACCTGATCCCGACCATCCTCGACACCCCGACCATCCCGGTCGACGTCCTGGAACTCGCCGACCCGAACGCGCCCTACGGGCTGCGCGGCATGGGCGAGGCCCCCACCCTGTCGTCCACCCCGGCCGTCCTCGCGGCGATCCGGGCGGCGACCGGCCTGGAGCTCAACAAGACGCCGATCCGTCCGGAAGCCCTCACCGGCACCCTCTAG
- a CDS encoding (2Fe-2S)-binding protein: MRVNFTVNGRQQEADDVWEGESLLYVLRERLGLPGSKNACEQGECGSCTVRLDGVPVCSCLVAAGQVEGRDVVTVEGLAEFAKQREEHGHGGACGTGGGCGAKGGVSLDEAKRWQSKPGDSQTGEGVELSHIQQAFIDAGAVQCGFCTPGLLVQADALLEENSSPSDQDIREALSGNLCRCTGYEKILDAVRLAAARQGEAV; encoded by the coding sequence ATGCGCGTCAATTTCACTGTCAACGGCCGTCAGCAGGAAGCCGACGACGTCTGGGAGGGCGAGTCCCTCCTCTACGTCCTGCGCGAGCGCCTGGGCCTGCCCGGTTCGAAGAACGCCTGTGAGCAGGGCGAGTGCGGTTCCTGCACCGTCCGTCTCGACGGCGTGCCGGTGTGTTCCTGCCTCGTGGCCGCCGGCCAGGTCGAGGGTCGCGACGTCGTGACCGTCGAGGGTCTGGCGGAGTTCGCCAAGCAGCGCGAGGAGCACGGCCACGGCGGTGCCTGCGGCACCGGCGGCGGCTGCGGCGCCAAGGGCGGCGTCTCCCTGGACGAGGCCAAGCGGTGGCAGTCCAAGCCGGGCGACTCGCAGACCGGCGAGGGCGTCGAGCTCTCCCACATCCAGCAGGCGTTCATCGACGCCGGCGCCGTGCAGTGCGGTTTCTGCACCCCGGGTCTGCTGGTCCAGGCCGACGCGCTGCTGGAGGAGAACTCCTCCCCGTCCGACCAGGACATCCGTGAGGCCCTGTCCGGCAACCTCTGCCGCTGCACGGGCTACGAGAAGATCCTCGACGCGGTCCGCCTCGCGGCCGCCCGTCAGGGAGAGGCGGTCTGA
- a CDS encoding ATP-binding protein has translation MTRSVRRADLKAVGEIRRALRELMRHRCRSDTADVAELLITELVTNALVHTEQGAEVSASLAATRLRVEVRDYASRRPRPYVPSADDGTHGRGLVLVQELADEWGVDTLARGAGKVVWFELEG, from the coding sequence ATCACCCGCAGCGTGCGCCGGGCCGACCTCAAGGCAGTGGGCGAAATACGCCGGGCGTTACGGGAGTTGATGCGCCACCGGTGCCGATCCGACACCGCCGACGTGGCGGAGCTGCTCATCACCGAACTGGTGACCAACGCCCTGGTCCACACCGAACAGGGCGCGGAGGTGTCCGCGAGCCTGGCCGCCACCCGCTTGCGGGTCGAGGTCCGCGACTACGCCTCCCGCCGGCCCCGACCGTACGTACCGTCCGCCGACGACGGTACGCACGGCAGAGGCCTGGTACTGGTGCAGGAGCTGGCCGACGAATGGGGCGTGGACACGCTGGCGCGCGGCGCCGGCAAGGTGGTCTGGTTCGAGCTGGAAGGGTGA
- a CDS encoding PucR family transcriptional regulator translates to MRLRALLETEALGLRLLGGEEELDRTVRGVMTTDLRDPSRYLSGGELVLTGLAWRRNSADSEPFVRILASAGVAGLAAGEAELGDIPDDLVSACLRNRLPLFAVNEDVAFATITEYVVRQVSGERAGDLAAVVDRHRRLMTSGPAGGGPDVVLDLLTTDLDLRAWVLSPTGRQIAGAGEPLAPGVCAALAGEHLAAVRTGRRGPHRISIQGITYSLFPIRGHGRGAGPAARDVRESVLSDWLLAVEADAGDWPAERLDLLQGVTQLIAVERDRRDAARTVRRRLAQEVLELVQTGAPPAEIAARLRVAAPVLLPGLGAAPHWQVVVARVDWEGGDIAGGPVAQSLLEEILVDPSLSGPEPSDRIAVAHAGDEAIALVPLPALSGDSGEDKGPDPALHADVLLTTVREPLAAGLADDGRVTLGVSAAVHSAEGLRGALEEARHARRVAAARPGRVCAAGHHELASHVLLLPFVPDDVRRAFTARLLDPLRDYDRRHRAELIPTLEAFLDCDGSWTRCATRLHLHVNTLRYRVGRIEQLTGRDLSRLEDKLDFFLALRMS, encoded by the coding sequence ATGCGGCTGCGCGCACTGCTGGAAACCGAGGCGCTGGGGCTGCGGCTGCTGGGAGGCGAGGAGGAGCTGGACCGGACGGTCCGCGGGGTCATGACGACCGACCTGCGCGATCCCAGCCGGTACCTCTCCGGCGGCGAACTCGTCCTCACCGGCCTGGCATGGCGAAGGAATTCGGCCGACTCCGAGCCGTTCGTACGAATCCTCGCGAGCGCGGGGGTCGCCGGGCTGGCGGCGGGCGAGGCGGAGCTCGGCGACATTCCCGATGATCTGGTCTCGGCCTGTCTGCGCAACCGGCTGCCCCTGTTCGCGGTGAACGAGGACGTTGCATTCGCCACCATCACGGAGTACGTGGTGCGGCAGGTCTCCGGGGAGCGCGCGGGCGACCTCGCGGCCGTGGTCGACCGCCACCGTCGGCTCATGACGTCCGGGCCTGCCGGCGGCGGCCCCGACGTGGTGCTGGATCTGCTCACCACCGACCTCGATCTCCGGGCCTGGGTGCTCTCGCCCACGGGCCGGCAGATCGCCGGCGCGGGCGAACCGCTGGCACCGGGCGTCTGCGCGGCACTGGCGGGCGAGCACCTCGCCGCGGTCCGGACGGGCCGCAGGGGACCGCACCGGATCTCGATTCAGGGTATTACGTACTCCCTCTTCCCGATCAGGGGACACGGCCGCGGCGCCGGTCCGGCGGCCCGTGACGTGCGCGAGAGCGTGCTCTCCGACTGGCTGCTGGCCGTCGAGGCCGACGCGGGCGACTGGCCGGCCGAGCGGCTGGACCTGCTCCAGGGCGTCACCCAGCTGATCGCCGTCGAGCGGGACCGCCGTGACGCGGCCCGCACGGTGCGCCGCCGGCTGGCCCAGGAGGTGCTGGAGCTGGTGCAGACGGGCGCCCCGCCGGCGGAGATCGCCGCCCGCCTGCGGGTGGCGGCCCCGGTGCTGCTGCCCGGGCTGGGCGCGGCCCCGCACTGGCAGGTCGTGGTGGCCCGGGTGGACTGGGAGGGCGGTGACATCGCCGGCGGACCGGTGGCCCAGTCGCTGCTGGAGGAGATCCTGGTCGACCCGTCCCTGTCGGGACCCGAACCCTCCGACCGGATCGCGGTCGCCCACGCGGGCGACGAGGCCATCGCCCTCGTGCCGCTGCCGGCGCTCTCCGGGGACTCCGGCGAGGACAAGGGCCCCGACCCCGCCCTGCACGCCGACGTGCTCCTGACGACCGTACGGGAGCCCCTGGCGGCCGGCCTCGCCGACGACGGCCGGGTCACCCTGGGCGTCAGCGCCGCCGTGCACTCCGCCGAGGGCCTGCGCGGGGCCCTGGAGGAGGCCCGGCACGCCCGCCGGGTCGCCGCCGCCCGCCCGGGCCGGGTGTGCGCCGCCGGACACCACGAGCTGGCCTCGCACGTCCTGCTGCTGCCGTTCGTGCCGGACGACGTGCGCCGCGCCTTCACGGCCCGGCTGCTCGACCCGCTGCGGGACTACGACCGGCGCCACCGGGCGGAGCTGATCCCGACCCTGGAGGCGTTCCTGGACTGCGACGGGTCGTGGACGCGCTGCGCGACGCGACTGCACCTGCACGTCAACACGCTGCGGTACCGGGTCGGGCGAATCGAGCAGTTGACGGGACGGGACCTGTCGCGACTGGAGGACAAGCTCGATTTCTTCCTCGCACTGCGCATGAGCTGA
- a CDS encoding DUF2637 domain-containing protein, which translates to MRLTDISLDWLLPGSLLILGVLAAVAVLARGKRESEKAAAEDSWERSEERRRRKEAVYGTASYVLLFCCAAVAAALSFHGLVGFGRQNLNLSGGWEYLVPFGLDGAAMFCSVLAVREASHGDAALGSRMLVWLFAGAAAWFNWVHAPRGMGHDGAPQFFSGMSLSAAVLFDRALKQTRRAALREQGLIPRPLPQIRMVRWLRAPRETFGAWSLMLLEGVRTLDEAVDEVREDKKEKEQDRHRRREQHRLDRAHIKALGRQNRAFGRARARQVEVPGLAPGTGSAPVGAEPAIPEAGQLPLRRRPSLQAVNGIDPLEVTGPRTVDLTAEDDTQTIPRLDSLERKLKDLEQQFG; encoded by the coding sequence ATGAGACTGACCGACATATCGCTGGACTGGCTGCTGCCCGGCAGCCTCCTGATCCTGGGCGTACTTGCGGCAGTGGCGGTACTGGCCCGGGGCAAGCGGGAGAGCGAGAAGGCGGCGGCCGAGGACAGCTGGGAGCGCAGCGAGGAACGGCGCCGGCGCAAGGAAGCCGTGTACGGGACCGCCTCCTACGTCCTGCTCTTCTGCTGCGCGGCGGTGGCCGCCGCCCTCTCCTTCCACGGGCTGGTCGGCTTCGGCCGACAGAACCTGAACCTCTCCGGCGGCTGGGAGTACCTGGTCCCGTTCGGTCTCGACGGCGCCGCCATGTTCTGTTCGGTGCTCGCCGTCCGCGAGGCCAGCCACGGCGACGCCGCCCTCGGTTCCCGCATGCTGGTCTGGCTGTTCGCGGGCGCGGCCGCCTGGTTCAACTGGGTGCACGCGCCGCGCGGCATGGGTCACGACGGCGCCCCGCAGTTCTTCTCGGGGATGTCGCTCTCCGCGGCGGTGCTCTTCGACCGGGCCCTGAAGCAGACCCGCCGGGCGGCGCTGCGCGAACAGGGCCTGATCCCGAGGCCGTTGCCGCAGATCCGGATGGTCCGCTGGCTGCGGGCCCCCCGCGAGACGTTCGGCGCCTGGTCGCTGATGCTGCTGGAGGGCGTGCGCACGCTCGACGAGGCCGTGGACGAGGTGCGCGAGGACAAGAAGGAGAAGGAGCAGGACCGGCACCGCAGGCGGGAGCAACACCGCCTGGACCGCGCCCATATCAAGGCGTTGGGTCGGCAGAACCGGGCCTTCGGACGGGCCCGCGCCCGCCAGGTGGAGGTTCCGGGGCTGGCTCCCGGAACGGGCTCCGCGCCGGTCGGCGCGGAGCCGGCCATACCGGAAGCGGGACAGCTGCCCCTGCGCCGCCGGCCCTCCCTGCAGGCCGTGAACGGAATCGACCCGCTTGAGGTGACCGGCCCCCGGACGGTGGACCTGACCGCCGAGGACGACACCCAGACCATTCCCCGACTCGACTCCCTGGAGCGCAAACTCAAGGACCTGGAGCAGCAGTTCGGCTGA